In [Limnothrix rosea] IAM M-220, one genomic interval encodes:
- a CDS encoding DUF1823 family protein, translated as MSDLPPLTTETVQGIVDERLDDDTVHRLVWHYLGYRFDETTQAWNNDLVEPVWQEKYPEPPLFIESRPATVQLTRSIPKPNKQLLKEKLGFQGYTIDQLVPRLTRRATMAGWLLSYMAQNNLLDV; from the coding sequence ATGTCAGATTTGCCGCCACTTACAACCGAGACAGTCCAAGGCATTGTGGATGAGCGCCTTGATGATGATACGGTACACCGTTTGGTCTGGCATTATCTTGGTTACCGTTTTGATGAGACGACGCAAGCTTGGAATAATGATTTAGTCGAGCCGGTATGGCAAGAGAAATATCCGGAGCCGCCATTGTTTATTGAAAGTCGCCCGGCAACGGTGCAGTTAACGCGGTCTATTCCTAAACCTAATAAGCAATTATTAAAGGAAAAGCTTGGTTTTCAGGGCTACACGATTGATCAGCTTGTGCCTCGTTTAACGCGGCGGGCAACGATGGCTGGCTGGCTCCTGAGCTATATGGCGCAAAATAATCTACTGGATGTATGA